A genome region from Anaerobaca lacustris includes the following:
- a CDS encoding nucleoside deaminase has product MLPDEHGGELVLRLPDWLRRLWTEQEHAFDNAEAKMRFVIELARRNVEQQTGGPFGAAIFDADSGRLVAPGVNVVEPSNCSIAHAEMVAIALAQQVVGSYDLGADETFCELVTSTEPCAMCLGAIPWSGVRRVLCGARGEDACAIGFDEGAKPPDWVGALQGRRIEVVQDLCRTEARAVLEHYRTTGGRIYNARCDIRAGE; this is encoded by the coding sequence ATGCTTCCTGACGAGCATGGCGGCGAACTCGTTTTGCGGCTGCCGGACTGGCTGCGGAGACTCTGGACCGAGCAGGAGCACGCGTTTGACAACGCCGAGGCGAAGATGCGATTCGTCATCGAGTTGGCCAGGCGAAACGTCGAGCAACAGACAGGCGGACCGTTCGGCGCAGCGATCTTCGATGCAGACAGCGGACGACTCGTCGCACCCGGCGTCAACGTCGTCGAGCCTTCGAACTGCTCCATCGCCCACGCCGAGATGGTCGCCATCGCGTTGGCCCAGCAAGTTGTCGGTTCCTACGACCTCGGCGCAGACGAGACGTTCTGCGAGCTTGTCACGAGCACCGAGCCTTGTGCGATGTGCCTGGGCGCGATTCCGTGGTCCGGGGTGCGGCGCGTCCTCTGCGGCGCACGCGGCGAAGACGCCTGCGCCATCGGCTTCGACGAAGGCGCCAAGCCCCCCGACTGGGTCGGCGCCCTCCAAGGCCGGCGAATCGAAGTTGTCCAGGATCTCTGCCGCACCGAGGCCCGAGCCGTCCTCGAGCACTACCGCACCACCGGCGGCCGCATCTACAACGCCCGCTGCGACATCAGAGCGGGTGAATGA
- a CDS encoding tubulin-like doman-containing protein → MRLSDSPIVVRPTLIVGLGGTGVLVCQWVEHYIRELLGTVPPFIRFLKLDTDASDDGGPPEGILSDFINLFHYLDVGEVVRDNASYPQFHPHLDWMRGFREDATFADYGCQGIPRLGRLVFFELRESVIHEAVATRFSSLRTSTQQPLDETTGPFVLASDGAPVVHIASSVCGGTGAGMLIDMAYNLRWWSRESFPKPAEIVGHLLLPDAFRVDPMLRPKLEATACATLDQIEFLSDERRSDIRVRYRSDRSGEDCFRRDTGPFNFLYLLNGQVDMGSGDRKHLVRLIARALRALTVEPLSQQVRSDANNKLAEILPQRDPVNNHRQCFSSYGFWCGVPGHRKRNIQSRVLADLENLNAGQNDGRTHYRREVEHAIAGDARFIPAAKELMQPTISFLWEPPGKGTSPEVVSSVLAGLRRHLEGSLIPLARKEAETLVSSHKPIGGLLAAADEMIERDFFDAEPLRPLNQVGACLDTWTEAADAMLGRRQTSAPPNANAVVADILTQARSALETLQTRVPPLSWTSSDIVPVIDKTIDACWSAVAEALLHENLIESLKTTVRVFRVRKQALEAVVALAWQRRSVGEKAGGNGDVLADLGTRGTPESRFGRDREADFFSTPLCLSLEADDALDAVAVRDFRQSLLRPVLESCVLSVREPRTDLAEVRSVEDRLAESLARLSEGMNRFLHDIERHSWDLFRNSPPASQPINDHPYYGSICEIWRLAEPKIDLDKSRKYAPPLSVAIAQQVPGSCVPRLLTHNLEVSLREAGVAEACNRRTGEWLQVLRLSYGFCLEAISRYGKYVAATDEYVRRMGFEYADLWLDKNWYTAFQSALAEWRSALPRQGNALEREVYEAGAAKVGAFRRTTETVNERLRQHLRSLGDPSAAIRLAELQGGTNSRIDLILQDIALTDCDAVQEGLNRALALLEHMVQCADESVRTLPEGEQRIARDVLGTCREDLRKFRDDVTVVDVVSF, encoded by the coding sequence ATGCGACTGAGTGACAGTCCTATCGTCGTACGCCCGACGTTGATCGTGGGTCTCGGAGGCACCGGGGTCCTCGTTTGCCAGTGGGTCGAGCATTATATTCGAGAGCTGCTGGGCACCGTGCCGCCCTTCATTCGCTTTCTCAAGCTCGACACCGACGCCTCCGACGACGGCGGTCCGCCCGAGGGAATCCTGTCGGACTTCATCAACCTGTTCCACTACCTCGACGTCGGCGAGGTCGTGCGGGACAACGCCAGCTATCCGCAATTCCATCCGCACCTGGACTGGATGCGCGGGTTTCGTGAGGACGCGACGTTCGCCGACTACGGCTGCCAGGGCATTCCCCGTCTGGGCCGGCTCGTGTTCTTCGAGCTGCGCGAGAGCGTCATCCACGAAGCGGTGGCCACCCGGTTCAGCAGCCTCCGCACGAGCACGCAGCAGCCTCTCGACGAGACCACGGGCCCGTTCGTTCTGGCCTCCGACGGCGCCCCGGTCGTGCACATTGCCAGCAGCGTGTGCGGCGGGACCGGCGCCGGAATGCTCATCGACATGGCGTACAACCTGCGCTGGTGGTCGCGCGAGTCGTTCCCGAAACCGGCCGAGATCGTCGGACACCTGCTGCTGCCCGACGCCTTCCGTGTCGATCCCATGCTGCGCCCGAAGCTGGAGGCCACCGCGTGTGCGACGCTCGACCAGATCGAGTTTCTCAGCGATGAACGGCGGTCCGACATCCGCGTCCGGTACCGCAGCGACCGCAGCGGAGAAGACTGCTTCCGCCGTGACACCGGACCGTTCAACTTCCTCTACCTGCTCAACGGCCAGGTCGATATGGGCAGCGGCGACCGCAAGCACCTCGTCCGCCTCATCGCCCGCGCGCTCCGCGCCCTGACGGTCGAGCCCTTGAGCCAGCAGGTGCGGTCGGACGCCAACAACAAGCTGGCCGAGATCCTTCCCCAGCGCGATCCGGTGAACAACCACCGCCAGTGCTTTTCGAGTTACGGCTTCTGGTGCGGCGTGCCCGGTCACAGGAAGCGGAACATCCAGTCGCGCGTGCTGGCGGACCTGGAGAACCTCAACGCCGGTCAGAACGACGGACGGACGCACTATCGCCGCGAAGTCGAGCACGCGATCGCGGGCGATGCAAGGTTCATCCCTGCCGCCAAGGAACTCATGCAACCGACGATCTCGTTCCTCTGGGAGCCGCCGGGCAAGGGGACCTCGCCGGAGGTCGTATCGAGCGTGCTGGCAGGTCTTCGCCGTCACCTGGAAGGATCGCTCATCCCTCTGGCCCGAAAGGAAGCCGAGACGCTCGTCTCTTCGCACAAGCCCATCGGAGGTCTTCTGGCCGCGGCCGACGAGATGATCGAACGGGATTTCTTCGATGCCGAGCCACTGCGTCCGCTCAACCAGGTCGGCGCGTGTCTCGACACCTGGACCGAAGCGGCGGACGCCATGCTCGGCCGCAGACAAACCTCGGCGCCGCCCAACGCCAACGCCGTCGTCGCAGACATTCTCACCCAGGCCCGCAGTGCCCTGGAAACGCTTCAAACGCGCGTTCCCCCGTTGTCGTGGACATCGAGCGATATCGTACCCGTTATCGACAAGACCATCGATGCCTGCTGGTCTGCGGTGGCCGAGGCCCTGCTCCACGAGAATCTGATCGAGTCACTCAAGACCACCGTTCGCGTCTTTCGAGTCAGGAAGCAGGCGCTGGAGGCCGTCGTCGCCCTTGCCTGGCAGCGAAGGTCCGTGGGCGAGAAGGCCGGCGGCAACGGCGACGTGCTGGCGGACCTCGGGACGCGGGGCACTCCCGAGTCGCGATTCGGCCGAGATCGCGAGGCGGACTTCTTCTCTACCCCGCTGTGCCTGTCGCTGGAAGCGGACGATGCTCTGGACGCCGTGGCTGTCCGGGACTTTCGTCAGAGTCTGCTCCGGCCCGTTCTGGAGTCCTGCGTGCTTTCGGTCCGCGAGCCCAGGACCGATCTGGCGGAGGTCCGATCCGTGGAAGACCGGCTGGCCGAGAGCTTGGCCCGGCTGTCGGAGGGCATGAACCGGTTCCTTCACGACATCGAACGCCATAGCTGGGACCTCTTCCGGAACAGCCCGCCGGCAAGCCAACCGATCAACGACCACCCCTATTACGGAAGCATCTGTGAGATCTGGCGGCTGGCCGAGCCCAAGATCGATCTGGACAAATCGCGCAAATACGCCCCGCCGTTGTCGGTTGCCATCGCACAGCAGGTCCCGGGCTCGTGCGTTCCGAGGCTTCTGACCCACAACCTGGAAGTCAGTCTGCGTGAGGCGGGCGTTGCGGAGGCGTGCAACCGACGGACCGGCGAATGGCTCCAGGTCCTGCGGCTGAGCTACGGGTTCTGCCTGGAGGCGATCAGCCGATACGGCAAGTACGTTGCCGCCACCGATGAATACGTCCGGCGGATGGGCTTCGAGTACGCCGATCTCTGGCTGGACAAAAACTGGTACACCGCCTTCCAGAGTGCCTTGGCGGAATGGCGAAGCGCGCTGCCCCGGCAGGGCAATGCGCTCGAGCGAGAGGTCTATGAAGCCGGCGCCGCCAAGGTCGGCGCGTTTCGCCGGACGACCGAAACGGTCAACGAGCGACTTCGACAACATCTCCGGTCGCTCGGTGATCCGTCGGCGGCCATTCGCCTGGCCGAGTTGCAGGGCGGCACCAATTCCAGGATCGATCTGATCCTGCAGGACATCGCGTTGACCGACTGCGACGCCGTCCAGGAGGGATTGAATCGGGCCTTGGCCCTTCTCGAACACATGGTGCAATGCGCCGACGAGTCGGTCCGAACCCTTCCGGAAGGCGAGCAGAGAATCGCCCGCGACGTGCTCGGCACCTGCCGGGAAGACCTGAGGAAGTTCCGGGACGACGTGACCGTCGTGGACGTCGTGAGCTTTTGA